A genomic window from Sporosarcina sp. Marseille-Q4063 includes:
- a CDS encoding methionine ABC transporter permease, protein MSLNLLNEFGIAFWETAWMLTISVTFAVLIGIPLGIGLFVTSEGMFWENQILQSVSGTIINIIRSIPFVILLVVLLPLTTFILGTSMGPTAASLSLTVAGIPFYARLVENSLREIDKGVIEAAESCGASPWLIIRKVLLPESKSGLISGLTVTIISLLSYSAMAGMIGGGGIGDLAIRFGYYRYQNEVMVITVVFLIFLVQLIQFIGDRAAHAADKR, encoded by the coding sequence ATGTCTCTTAACTTACTAAATGAATTCGGAATTGCGTTTTGGGAAACTGCTTGGATGTTAACAATATCAGTCACTTTTGCAGTACTGATCGGAATCCCGCTTGGAATTGGACTGTTTGTCACGAGTGAAGGAATGTTTTGGGAAAATCAAATTCTACAAAGCGTATCTGGAACGATTATTAATATTATTCGTTCCATTCCATTCGTCATCTTACTTGTCGTGCTACTCCCATTGACGACATTCATTCTTGGCACCTCAATGGGACCTACTGCGGCTAGCTTATCGCTAACGGTAGCGGGCATTCCATTTTACGCACGACTGGTGGAAAACTCTTTACGAGAAATTGACAAAGGCGTCATTGAAGCAGCTGAATCTTGCGGCGCATCCCCATGGCTTATCATTCGAAAAGTGTTATTGCCTGAATCGAAATCAGGACTCATCTCGGGTTTGACAGTAACGATTATTAGTTTGTTAAGCTATTCGGCGATGGCAGGTATGATTGGCGGGGGCGGCATCGGAGACTTGGCCATCCGTTTCGGTTATTACCGCTACCAAAACGAAGTGATGGTCATCACCGTCGTCTTCTTAATCTTCCTTGTTCAGCTCATTCAATTTATTGGTGACCGTGCGGCACATGCGGCTGATAAAAGGTAA
- a CDS encoding aldehyde dehydrogenase family protein, with translation MKTKMHGNPMFVAGKWIEKEDVIEVLNPQDNSFISTVPSASKEDMLLAIEEAKEGAKIAAKMPVHLRISILNKAAEHIEENQEKFAATIALEGSKTIREATAEVRRCIQTLKISAEEARRIHGETIPFDQAEGSEDRIGYYYRFPIGIIAAITPFNDPLNLVAHKVGPAIASGNAIIVKPATLTPLSALLLAEAFDYAGLPPKVLSVITGKGSKIGDLLVTHPAVRMVSFTGGLDTGEAIARKAGLKKISMELGSNSPVIVLSDADIETAVESTVSGAFYAVGQNCLGVQRIYIEEEIYEKFSTLFIDHVSKYKVGDKMLETTDMGPMINEREAIRVERWVDEAIAKGAKLLIGGERNGAFYSPTVLTDVPSNCTIAQQEIFGPVVLLYPVADFDSAIEKSNDVNYGLQAGIFTKDIDKAFEAIGRMDVGGIMINDSSDYRIDGMPFGGVKGSGIGREGVKFTIQEMTEPRVVSFKLAHKRLFS, from the coding sequence ATGAAAACGAAAATGCATGGAAATCCGATGTTCGTCGCTGGAAAATGGATTGAAAAAGAGGATGTTATTGAAGTTTTGAATCCGCAGGACAATTCATTTATCAGTACTGTCCCTTCGGCATCGAAGGAGGATATGCTGTTGGCGATTGAAGAGGCGAAAGAAGGGGCAAAAATCGCTGCTAAAATGCCCGTCCATCTTAGAATCAGCATCCTCAATAAAGCGGCAGAGCATATTGAAGAAAATCAAGAAAAGTTTGCGGCTACCATTGCGTTGGAAGGCAGCAAGACAATCCGTGAAGCGACGGCTGAAGTGAGGCGCTGTATTCAGACGCTGAAAATAAGTGCCGAAGAGGCGAGACGCATCCACGGTGAGACAATCCCTTTCGATCAGGCTGAAGGAAGTGAAGATCGCATTGGCTATTATTACCGATTTCCGATTGGCATTATTGCAGCGATTACTCCATTTAATGACCCGTTGAATCTGGTGGCACATAAAGTGGGACCGGCGATTGCCTCGGGAAATGCAATCATCGTCAAACCGGCCACGCTTACTCCGCTCAGTGCGCTTCTTTTAGCAGAAGCGTTTGATTACGCGGGGTTGCCACCTAAAGTGCTTTCTGTAATTACAGGTAAAGGCAGTAAAATCGGAGACCTGTTAGTGACACATCCCGCTGTTCGAATGGTCTCGTTTACAGGCGGCTTGGATACTGGGGAAGCGATCGCCCGGAAAGCTGGATTGAAAAAAATCAGTATGGAACTCGGATCGAATTCGCCTGTCATTGTTTTAAGCGATGCGGATATTGAAACGGCTGTGGAATCCACTGTGTCAGGTGCATTTTATGCGGTGGGGCAAAACTGTCTTGGCGTTCAGCGGATTTATATAGAAGAAGAAATCTATGAAAAGTTCAGCACATTATTCATCGATCATGTGAGCAAATATAAAGTCGGAGACAAGATGCTAGAAACGACGGATATGGGCCCAATGATTAATGAAAGGGAAGCAATCCGGGTGGAGCGCTGGGTGGACGAAGCGATAGCCAAAGGGGCAAAGCTATTAATAGGCGGAGAGCGGAATGGGGCATTTTATTCCCCGACGGTGTTAACCGATGTTCCGTCGAATTGTACAATTGCTCAGCAAGAAATTTTCGGCCCCGTCGTTTTACTGTATCCTGTTGCAGACTTTGACTCAGCAATCGAAAAATCAAATGACGTGAACTATGGACTGCAAGCCGGGATTTTTACAAAGGACATCGACAAGGCTTTTGAGGCAATAGGAAGAATGGATGTAGGCGGAATCATGATAAATGACAGTAGTGATTATCGGATTGATGGGATGCCGTTCGGAGGCGTGAAAGGTTCCGGGATAGGGAGAGAAGGGGTTAAGTTTACGATACAGGAAATGACGGAACCGAGAGTTGTCAGTTTTAAGTTAGCGCATAAGCGGTTGTTTAGTTAG
- a CDS encoding BCCT family transporter, whose product MKPKIRAKHMNNIFWTSAVIITLLVIWGTVDSAGMSRWADAAYNFTSDAFGWFYLLSVLVIVLFCAGLAISKYGRIKLGRDDEKPKYSYFAWIGMLFSTGFGAGLVFWGIAEPMSHFTNTPTGTEGLSTQAARLAMQYSFFNWGVHQWSVFTIVGLTLAYFQFRKNERGIISNTLNPVIGKSGKKLLRNTINILAVIATVLGVATSVGMGILQINGGLNYVFNVPQNTIFLLVITGGLLLLYLTSALTGLDKGIKFLSILNLSLAIGLIIVVLFLGPTKFILEVFALGIGDYMQNFFGMSLGLSPYDGNTWSKGWTVNYWAWVIAWSPFVGAFIARISRGRTIREFVFGVLIVPPFIATVWIAVFGGTALYMDLFQNTNIAGAVQNDVTSALFATFENFPMSTVLSVVFILLIITFLVTSADSATFVLGIMTTNGDPNPSNLVKSIWGVLMSAIVAVLIISSGLQGLQTASLVAALPLTVILLLMGFSLLKTIRQDETVTVEVEQEAEVSEEVVTESVVTYQAAPLKIKSHAGTKEIPNSNLLSFINGGKQYDDENG is encoded by the coding sequence ATGAAACCTAAAATTAGGGCAAAACATATGAACAACATTTTTTGGACATCGGCGGTAATCATCACATTACTGGTCATATGGGGGACGGTGGATTCTGCTGGTATGTCTCGTTGGGCAGATGCAGCATATAACTTTACATCGGACGCATTCGGATGGTTCTATTTACTCTCAGTCTTGGTCATAGTCTTATTCTGCGCGGGGCTTGCCATAAGTAAATATGGTCGGATCAAATTGGGCAGGGACGATGAAAAGCCGAAATACTCCTATTTTGCTTGGATCGGCATGTTGTTTAGTACGGGTTTTGGAGCAGGTCTTGTATTTTGGGGGATTGCCGAGCCGATGAGTCATTTCACCAATACGCCAACGGGTACGGAAGGATTGAGCACACAAGCTGCAAGGCTGGCTATGCAATATTCCTTTTTTAACTGGGGTGTGCACCAATGGTCAGTGTTCACGATTGTCGGATTGACTTTGGCCTATTTCCAATTCCGAAAAAATGAAAGAGGAATAATCAGCAACACGTTGAACCCAGTCATCGGAAAAAGTGGTAAGAAGTTACTGAGAAACACAATCAATATTTTGGCGGTAATTGCTACGGTTTTGGGTGTCGCGACTTCCGTCGGGATGGGAATATTACAAATTAACGGCGGGTTGAATTATGTGTTCAACGTTCCACAAAATACGATTTTCTTATTGGTCATTACTGGAGGCCTACTACTGTTATATTTGACCTCCGCGTTGACAGGACTGGATAAAGGGATAAAATTCCTTAGCATCTTGAATTTAAGTCTTGCAATAGGATTGATAATAGTTGTCTTGTTTTTAGGTCCTACGAAATTCATATTAGAAGTATTCGCATTGGGCATAGGTGATTACATGCAGAATTTCTTCGGCATGAGTCTTGGTCTTTCACCTTACGATGGCAATACATGGTCGAAGGGTTGGACAGTTAACTATTGGGCATGGGTGATTGCTTGGTCGCCTTTCGTCGGCGCATTCATTGCCCGGATTTCAAGAGGAAGGACCATTCGCGAATTCGTTTTTGGAGTATTAATCGTTCCGCCGTTCATTGCCACTGTATGGATAGCCGTGTTTGGGGGGACGGCACTTTATATGGATTTGTTTCAAAACACGAATATTGCGGGAGCGGTGCAAAATGATGTGACTAGTGCGCTTTTTGCAACCTTTGAAAATTTCCCTATGAGTACAGTGCTATCCGTCGTCTTTATTTTGTTAATCATCACGTTCCTTGTGACATCGGCTGACTCAGCCACTTTCGTGTTGGGGATCATGACGACGAATGGAGATCCGAATCCAAGCAATCTTGTAAAATCGATTTGGGGCGTACTCATGTCCGCTATTGTTGCTGTCCTAATCATTAGTAGCGGGCTGCAAGGTCTACAAACTGCTTCTCTGGTAGCCGCACTTCCGCTCACCGTCATTTTACTTTTAATGGGCTTCTCCTTGCTGAAGACAATAAGGCAAGACGAAACAGTTACCGTAGAAGTGGAACAAGAAGCCGAGGTCAGCGAAGAAGTTGTGACTGAGAGTGTGGTGACCTACCAAGCAGCACCGCTAAAAATTAAGTCACATGCGGGTACCAAGGAGATACCAAATAGCAATTTATTATCATTCATAAATGGAGGGAAACAATATGACGATGAAAACGGTTGA
- a CDS encoding aspartate aminotransferase family protein: MTMKTVESVQRKYEELAALDKKHFMHPTSSFKQQQERGPGFIFTEGKGIYLKDIRGKQVIDGLSSLWNVNIGHGREELGQAAMEQMKKLAFSSAFATNSHEPVIKLAEKVAQMTPGDLTMTFFTSGGSDANDTAFKTARYYWQLKGKSEKKKIISRQKSYHGVSVGASSATGLPAFRDFPSLAPDFYYVDSTIESLKELIAREGAETIAAFISEPVQGSGGVNLPPPNYFKEIREICDQNEILFIADEVITGFGRTGKNFGMENFDAVPDMMVIAKGISSGYAPLGGMVISEKLKNELIELTDGVYMHGYTYSGHPMCCAVALKNLEIIEEENLIENVLNMGAELQKGFKWLEQRHEEIGNIRGIGLLGAVEILKDKETNTRFSEPVSLKVVDEALKHGLLGRAIIYEGQDTLAFAPPFCINKQEVETIISIIDKSLTEVKMAGLK; the protein is encoded by the coding sequence ATGACGATGAAAACGGTTGAAAGTGTACAAAGAAAATATGAGGAATTGGCGGCTCTTGACAAGAAGCATTTTATGCATCCTACGTCCTCATTCAAACAACAACAAGAACGGGGACCCGGTTTTATTTTTACAGAAGGTAAAGGGATTTATTTGAAAGATATTAGAGGGAAACAAGTGATTGACGGACTGTCCTCTTTATGGAACGTCAATATTGGCCATGGCCGGGAAGAGCTCGGTCAAGCGGCGATGGAACAGATGAAGAAACTGGCATTCAGCTCTGCGTTTGCTACAAACAGCCACGAACCTGTTATCAAGTTGGCTGAAAAGGTGGCGCAAATGACCCCCGGAGATTTAACGATGACTTTCTTTACATCAGGAGGGTCAGACGCAAATGATACAGCATTTAAAACCGCCCGTTATTATTGGCAGTTGAAAGGGAAATCCGAGAAAAAGAAAATCATTTCCCGCCAAAAATCGTATCATGGCGTATCCGTGGGCGCTTCAAGTGCAACAGGGCTGCCTGCTTTTAGGGACTTCCCTTCATTAGCGCCGGACTTCTATTACGTGGATTCTACAATCGAATCACTGAAGGAACTGATTGCGCGCGAAGGAGCGGAAACGATTGCGGCTTTCATCTCGGAGCCTGTCCAAGGGTCAGGTGGCGTCAATTTGCCACCGCCTAATTATTTCAAAGAGATCCGGGAAATATGTGATCAAAATGAGATTCTGTTCATTGCAGATGAAGTGATTACGGGTTTTGGCAGGACTGGTAAAAACTTCGGAATGGAGAACTTCGATGCTGTTCCTGACATGATGGTTATCGCTAAAGGAATTTCAAGTGGTTATGCGCCTCTTGGTGGCATGGTCATTTCGGAAAAACTTAAAAATGAGCTCATTGAATTAACAGATGGCGTTTATATGCACGGTTACACATATAGCGGTCATCCCATGTGCTGTGCAGTAGCATTGAAGAACTTGGAAATTATCGAAGAAGAAAACTTGATAGAAAACGTTCTGAACATGGGGGCGGAATTGCAAAAAGGTTTCAAATGGTTGGAACAGCGTCATGAGGAAATCGGCAATATCAGGGGGATCGGATTGCTCGGAGCGGTTGAAATTCTGAAAGACAAAGAAACAAATACCCGTTTCTCTGAGCCAGTTTCATTAAAAGTGGTAGATGAAGCGTTGAAACATGGTCTGTTGGGAAGAGCTATTATTTATGAAGGACAGGATACGCTAGCCTTTGCTCCGCCGTTTTGTATTAATAAGCAAGAAGTGGAGACGATTATTTCAATTATTGATAAATCGCTGACAGAGGTTAAAATGGCAGGACTAAAATAA
- a CDS encoding methionine ABC transporter ATP-binding protein has translation MIELVNVTKTYKEVTAVDNVNLTIPKGEIFGIIGYSGAGKSTLLRCLNLLEKPTEGQVLINKKDLTALSKTEVRKERLKIGMIFQHFHLISSAKVYDNIAFSMLAAGKTKVEIQRRVPELLEMVGLADRADYYPAQLSGGQKQRVGIARALANDPTVLLCDEATSALDPNTTASILKLLKEINENLGITIVLITHEMEVVQQICHRVAVMEDGKVIEVNEAYELFAAPQTPLSKQFVQTVHSLTLPERLLEARTGSIVQITFRGDSAEDSIISETINRFKVIVNILHGQISYIQDRPLGILIVEIKGEQYEIERAIEYITIRTNNLEVLADVS, from the coding sequence GTGATTGAACTTGTGAATGTCACGAAAACCTATAAAGAAGTCACGGCCGTTGATAATGTCAATCTCACCATTCCGAAAGGTGAAATTTTCGGCATTATCGGTTACAGCGGTGCTGGAAAAAGTACATTACTCAGATGTTTAAATTTGCTTGAAAAACCGACGGAAGGTCAAGTGCTCATCAATAAAAAAGATTTGACTGCTTTATCAAAAACAGAAGTGCGAAAAGAGCGTTTGAAAATTGGCATGATTTTTCAACACTTTCACTTAATCAGCTCTGCGAAAGTGTATGATAATATTGCTTTTTCAATGTTGGCGGCTGGAAAAACGAAGGTTGAAATTCAGCGACGCGTTCCGGAATTACTTGAAATGGTCGGCCTTGCTGATCGTGCGGATTATTATCCAGCTCAACTATCAGGTGGCCAGAAACAGCGCGTCGGAATTGCCCGCGCGCTTGCAAACGATCCAACCGTCCTACTTTGCGATGAAGCAACTTCCGCACTCGATCCAAATACGACAGCATCTATTTTGAAATTATTGAAAGAAATAAATGAAAATCTAGGGATTACCATCGTCCTCATTACACATGAAATGGAAGTTGTACAACAAATTTGCCACCGGGTTGCAGTGATGGAAGATGGCAAAGTGATTGAGGTGAATGAAGCGTACGAATTGTTTGCTGCTCCTCAAACTCCGTTGTCCAAGCAATTTGTTCAAACCGTTCATTCGTTAACATTGCCGGAACGTTTACTAGAGGCAAGAACAGGATCCATTGTTCAAATTACGTTCCGCGGTGACTCTGCAGAAGACAGTATCATCTCAGAAACGATCAATCGTTTCAAAGTCATCGTAAATATTTTGCATGGCCAAATTAGCTACATACAAGATCGTCCGTTAGGTATTCTTATTGTTGAAATTAAAGGCGAACAATACGAAATCGAACGCGCAATCGAGTATATTACGATTCGAACAAACAATTTGGAGGTGCTTGCCGATGTCTCTTAA